One stretch of Meleagris gallopavo isolate NT-WF06-2002-E0010 breed Aviagen turkey brand Nicholas breeding stock chromosome 14, Turkey_5.1, whole genome shotgun sequence DNA includes these proteins:
- the DUSP7 gene encoding dual specificity protein phosphatase 7, whose product MEEGLGTGVKGGFNKFQTEYSEHCETNLDSSSPNNSPPVSVLGLGGLRISSDCSDGESDREPSSATESDGSPIPSNQPAFPVQILPYLYLGCAKDSTNLDILGKYGIKYILNVTPNLPNMFEHDGEFKYKQIPISDHWSQNLSQFFPEAIAFIDEARSKKCGILVHCLAGISRSVTVTVAYLMQKLNLSLNDAYDFVKRKKSNISPNFNFMGQLLDFERTLGLNSPCDNRSPSEQLYFTTPTNHNLFQLNTLEST is encoded by the exons ATGGAGGAAGGCTTGGGGACAGGTGTGAAGG gtGGCTTTAACAAGTTTCAGACTGAATATTCAGAGCACTGCGAGACAAACCTTGACAGCTCCTCACCCAACAACTCTCCCCCGGTGTCTGTCCTTGGCCTGGGAGGGCTGCGGATAAGCTCTGACTGCTCAGATGGTGAATCTGACCGGGAACCCAGCAGCGCAACAGAGTCGGATGGGAGCCCCATTCCCAGCAATCAGCCTGCCTTTCCAGTCCAGATCCTTCCATACCTGTATCTGGGCTGTGCCAAAGATTCTACCAACTTGGACATCCTGGGCAAATATGGCATTAAATACATCCTAAATGTGACTCCCAACCTGCCAAACATGTTTGAGCACGACGGAGAGTTCAAGTACAAGCAGATCCCCATCTCAGATCACTGGAGCCAGAACCTTTCTCAGTTCTTTCCTGAGGCCATTGCTTTTATTG ATGAGGCCCGTTCCAAGAAGTGTGGGATCCTTGTTCACTGCCTCGCTGGCATCAGCCGGTCCGTAACAGTCACCGTCGCCTACTTGATGCAGAAACTCAACTTGTCCCTTAACGATGCCTATGActttgtgaaaaggaaaaaatccaacATCTCCCCAAACTTTAACTTCATGGGCCAGCTGCTGGACTTTGAGAGGACTCTGGGACTCAACAGCCCGTGCGACAACCGCTCACCCAGTGAACAGCTCTACTTTACCACCCCCACCAACCACAACCTGTTTCAGCTGAACACGCTGGAGTCCACATGA